Proteins encoded by one window of Cricetulus griseus strain 17A/GY unplaced genomic scaffold, alternate assembly CriGri-PICRH-1.0 unplaced_scaffold_163, whole genome shotgun sequence:
- the LOC113839010 gene encoding mothers against decapentaplegic homolog 1-like produces the protein MNVTSLFSFTSPAVKRLLGWKQGDEEEKWAEKAVDVLVKKLKKKKGAMEELEKALSCPGQPSNCVTIPCSLDGRLQVSHRKGLPHVIYCRVWRWPDLQSHHELKPLDCCEFPFSSKQKEVCINPYHYKRVESPVLPPVLVPRYSEYNPQHSLLAQFHNLGQNEPHMPPNATFPDSFRQPSTHPFPHSSNNSYPNSPGSNSSSSSSTYPHSCTSSDPESPFQMPADIPPPAYLPPEDPMAQDNSQPMDTNMMAPALPSEIKRGDVQAVVYEEPMHWCSIVYYELNNRVGEAFQASSTSVLVDGYTDPSNNKNRFCLGLLSNINWNSTIENTRRHIGKGVHLYYVGGEVYVECLSDSSIFVQSRNCNYHHGFHPTTVCKI, from the exons ATGAATGTGACCAGCTTGTTTTCCTTCACAAGTCCAGCTGTGAAGAGACTTCTAGGTTGGAAACAGggtgatgaagaagaaaaatgggcaGAGAAAGCTGTGGACGTGTTGgtgaaaaaattgaagaaaaagaaaggggccATGGAAGAGTTGGAGAAGGCCCTGAGCTGCCCGGGACAGCCAAGTAACTGTGTCACCATTCCCTGCTCCCTGGATGGCAGGCTGCAGGTGTCCCACCGGAAGGGATTGCCTCATGTCATTTATTGCCGAGTGTGGCGCTGGCCAGACCTCCAGAGCCACCATGAACTGAAGCCtttggattgctgtgagtttcctTTCAGTTCCAAGCAGAAGGAGGTGTGCATCAACCCCTATCACTATAAGCGCGTGGAGAGCCCTG TGCTTCCTCCCGTGCTGGTTCCCAGGTACAGTGAGTACAACCCTCAGCACAGCCTTCTGGCACAGTTCCATAACTTGGGACAGAATGAGCCTCACATGCCCCCGAATGCCACGTTTCCAGATTCCTTTAGGCAGCCCAGCACCCACCCGTTTCCCCACTCGTCCAACAACAGCTACCCCAACTCCCcaggcagcaacagcagcagcagcagcagcacctaCCCTCACTCCTGCACCAGCTCAGACCCAGAGAGCCCTTTCCAGATGCCAG CTGACATACCTCCACCTGCTTACCTGCCTCCTGAAGACCCCATGGCCCAGGACAACTCTCAGCCAATGGACACGAATATGATGGCACCTGCACTGCCCTCCGAGATCAAAAGAGGAG ATGTTCAAGCTGTTGTTTATGAGGAACCAATGCACTGGTGCTCTATTGTGTACTATGAGCTCAACAACCGTGTGGGTGAAGCGTTCCAGGCCTCCTCCACAAGTGTGTTGGTGGATGGTTACACTGATCCTTCCAACAATAAAAACCGCTTCTGCCTTGGGCTGCTCTCCAACATTAACTGGAACTCCACAATAGAAAACACCAGGCGACATATTGGAAAAG GCGTCCATCTGTACTATGTTGGAGGAGAAGTGTATGTCGAATGCCTGAGTGACAGCAGCATCTTTGTGCAGAGTCGGAACTGCAACTACCATCATGGGTTTCATCCCACCACTGTCTGCAAGATC
- the LOC100774946 gene encoding mothers against decapentaplegic homolog 1 isoform X2 → MNVTGLFSFTSPGVKRLLGWKQGDEGEKWAEKAVDVLVKKLKKKKGAMEELEKALSCPGQPSNCVTIPCSLDGRLQVSHRKGLPHVIYCRVWRWPDLQSRHELKPLDCCEFPFSSKQKEVCINPYHYKRVESPVLPPVLVPRYSEYNPQHSLLAQFRNLGQNEPHMPPNATFPDSFQQPSTQQFPHSSNSRYPNSPGSSSTNYPHSHTSSDPGSPFQMPADIPPPAYLSPGDPIAQDSSQPMDTNMMAPALPSEINRGDVQAVVYEEPKHWCSIVYYELNNRVGDTFQASSTSVLVDGFTDPSNNKNRFCLGLLSNINRNSTIENTRRHIGKEIVPIIDLRGFPTPMLLIGAS, encoded by the exons ATGAATGTGACCGGCTTGTTTTCCTTCACAAGTCCAGGTGTGAAGAGACTTCTAGGTTGGAAACAGGGTGACGAAGGAGAAAAATGGGCAGAGAAAGCTGTGGATGTGTTGgtgaaaaaattgaagaaaaagaaaggggccATGGAAGAGTTGGAGAAGGCCCTGAGCTGCCCGGGACAGCCAAGTAACTGTGTCACCATTCCCTGCTCCCTGGATGGCAGGCTGCAGGTGTCCCACCGGAAGGGATTGCCTCATGTCATTTATTGCCGAGTGTGGCGCTGGCCAGACCTCCAGAGCCGCCATGAACTGAAGCCtttggattgctgtgagtttcctTTCAGTTCCAAGCAGAAGGAGGTGTGCATCAACCCCTATCACTATAAGCGCGTGGAGAGCCCTG TGCTTCCTCCCGTGCTGGTTCCCAGGTACAGTGAGTACAACCCTCAGCACAGCCTTCTGGCACAGTTCCGTAACTTGGGACAGAATGAGCCTCACATGCCACCGAACGCCACGTTTCCAGATTCCTTCCAGCAGCCCAGCACCCAACAGTTTCCCCACTCGTCCAACAGCAGGTACCCCAACTCCCCAGGCAGCAGCAGCACCAACTACCCTCACTCCCACACCAGCTCAGACCCAGGGAGCCCTTTCCAGATGCCAG CTGACATACCTCCACCTGCTTACCTGTCTCCTGGAGACCCCATAGCCCAGGACAGCTCTCAGCCAATGGACACGAATATGATGGCACCTGCACTGCCCTCCGAGATCAACAGAGGAG ATGTTCAAGCTGTTGTTTATGAGGAACCAAAGCACTGGTGCTCTATTGTGTACTACGAGCTCAACAACCGCGTGGGTGATACATTCCAGGCCTCCTCCACAAGCGTGTTGGTGGATGGTTTCACTGATCCCTCCAACAATAAAAACCGCTTCTGCCTTGGGCTGCTCTCCAACATTAACCGGAACTCCACAATAGAAAACACCAGGCGACATATTGGAAAAG AAATTGTTCCAATCATTGATCTTCGTGGTTTTCCCACTCCCATGCTGTTGATAGGTGCCAGCTGA